From the Bacteroidales bacterium genome, one window contains:
- the ettA gene encoding energy-dependent translational throttle protein EttA — protein MSDDKKIIFSMVGVGKLIPPNKQILKDIYLSFFYGAKIGIIGLNGSGKSTLLKIIAGLDKSYLGEVVYSPGYSVGLLEQEPILDNSKTVKEIVEEGVQEVVNLLKEYEEVNNRFAEPMSDNEMDKLIQRQGELTELLEHHDAWELDTKLERAMEALRCPEGEAPVKNLSGGERRRVALCRLLLSEPDILLLDEPTNHLDAESVEWLEQYLKQYKGTVIAVTHDRYFLDNVAGWILELDRGEGIPWKGNYSSWLDQKTTRLAQEEKTQSRRRKTLERELEWVRMSPKARHAKSKARLSAYERMLGEDVKQKEERLEIFIPNGPRLGGKVIESVGVSKSYGDKLLFENLNLLIPPASIVGIIGPNGAGKTTLFRLMMGQEKPDTGEFIVGETVKIGYVDQAHAEIDPEKDVWQIISGEHEHINLGGRQMNSRAYVSRFNFSGSDQAKKAKVLSGGERNRLHLALTLRSEANVLLLDEPTNDIDVNTLRALEEGLENFAGCAMVISHDRWFLDRIATHILAFEGNSQVYFFEGGYTEYEENKHKRLGDEGPKRIRFKKLVK, from the coding sequence ATGAGCGACGACAAAAAAATCATTTTCTCAATGGTAGGCGTTGGCAAACTAATCCCGCCCAACAAACAGATATTAAAAGACATCTACCTTTCATTTTTCTATGGAGCAAAAATCGGGATCATCGGATTAAATGGTTCTGGAAAATCAACTTTACTCAAAATCATAGCAGGGCTGGATAAATCCTACCTGGGCGAGGTGGTTTATTCTCCGGGTTATTCGGTGGGATTGCTTGAGCAGGAACCCATACTTGATAATTCAAAAACCGTTAAGGAAATCGTTGAAGAAGGGGTTCAGGAAGTAGTGAACCTGCTTAAGGAATATGAGGAGGTGAACAATCGTTTTGCCGAACCAATGAGCGATAATGAGATGGATAAGTTGATCCAGCGCCAGGGCGAACTTACTGAATTGCTTGAACATCATGATGCCTGGGAACTGGACACCAAACTTGAGCGCGCTATGGAGGCATTGAGATGCCCCGAAGGTGAAGCGCCTGTTAAAAACCTTTCAGGAGGTGAACGTCGTAGGGTTGCGCTTTGCCGACTTTTATTGTCCGAACCCGATATCCTGCTCCTTGATGAACCTACAAACCATCTGGATGCCGAATCAGTTGAATGGCTTGAGCAATACCTGAAGCAATACAAAGGAACTGTGATTGCCGTTACCCACGACCGCTATTTTCTTGATAATGTAGCTGGTTGGATATTGGAACTGGATCGTGGCGAAGGAATTCCGTGGAAAGGAAATTACAGCTCATGGCTCGATCAAAAAACCACACGCCTGGCCCAGGAAGAAAAAACGCAAAGCCGCCGCCGGAAAACACTTGAACGCGAGCTGGAATGGGTGAGGATGTCACCCAAAGCGAGGCACGCAAAATCAAAAGCGCGTTTATCGGCTTATGAACGCATGCTTGGCGAAGATGTAAAGCAAAAAGAAGAGCGGCTTGAGATATTTATCCCGAATGGCCCCAGGCTTGGAGGAAAAGTGATCGAATCGGTAGGCGTTTCAAAATCGTATGGCGACAAACTGCTTTTTGAAAATCTGAACCTTTTAATTCCACCTGCAAGTATTGTTGGTATTATTGGGCCCAATGGAGCCGGTAAAACAACCCTCTTCAGGTTGATGATGGGTCAGGAAAAACCCGATACCGGCGAATTTATCGTGGGCGAAACTGTGAAGATTGGTTATGTGGATCAAGCCCATGCCGAAATTGACCCGGAGAAAGATGTTTGGCAGATCATCAGTGGCGAACATGAGCATATCAATCTCGGAGGCCGGCAAATGAATTCCAGGGCGTATGTTTCCCGCTTCAATTTTTCTGGTTCTGATCAGGCTAAAAAGGCCAAAGTTCTGTCTGGAGGTGAGCGCAATCGCTTACATCTAGCTCTCACGCTGCGCTCCGAAGCAAACGTACTATTGCTCGATGAACCTACCAACGATATTGATGTGAACACCTTACGTGCCCTCGAGGAAGGATTGGAGAATTTTGCAGGCTGTGCCATGGTTATCTCTCACGATCGCTGGTTCCTCGACCGCATTGCCACGCATATCCTGGCGTTCGAAGGTAATTCACAGGTGTATTTCTTTGAAGGCGGCTACACCGAATACGAGGAAAACAAGCACAAACGCCTCGGTGATGAAGGCCCGAAGAGGATAAGGTTTAAGAAGCTGGTGAAATAG
- a CDS encoding histidine--tRNA ligase, translating to MTNKPSIPKGTRDFLPLETIRRNYIFDTIRSVFRLYGYQPIETPAMENLSTLLGKYGDEGDKLLFRILNSGDFLSGVSDEELVEKNINSLASKICEKGLRYDLTVPFARFVVQHRNEITFPFKRYQIQPVWRADRPQKGRYREFFQCDVDVIGSDSLLNEVELIQIIDDIFQRLGIRVQVQINNRKVLAGIAQVLGIGDQLIPFTVAIDKLEKIGIEGVLNELRTLGLDEGAIGKLIPVLELRSSNIEVLEALKTVVQGSEIGLKGIEELETVFSYLKNLQLNTEIIVGPSLARGLNYYTGAIIEVKALDVQMGSICGGGRYDDLTGIFGLPGVSGVGVSFGAERIYDVLAELDQFPENLADSIKILFVNFGGESVATCMKLIQQLRAKGISAIIYPDEAKMKKQFSYADSLQIPYVAIIGDEEIKNGVINLKDMKTGEQTIVSGFDNLMKTIVAT from the coding sequence ATGACAAACAAACCTTCCATACCCAAAGGAACAAGAGACTTTTTGCCGCTCGAAACCATCAGGCGGAATTACATTTTTGATACAATCCGGTCGGTTTTCAGGTTGTATGGCTATCAGCCCATTGAAACACCGGCCATGGAAAATCTTTCAACACTGTTGGGTAAATATGGTGATGAAGGCGACAAACTTTTATTCCGGATTTTGAACTCCGGCGATTTTCTTTCAGGTGTAAGCGATGAAGAATTGGTTGAAAAGAATATCAATAGCCTGGCATCAAAAATTTGTGAAAAGGGATTGCGCTACGACCTGACAGTTCCTTTTGCGCGCTTTGTTGTGCAGCATCGCAACGAGATCACCTTTCCGTTCAAACGCTACCAGATTCAGCCGGTTTGGCGCGCCGATCGTCCACAAAAAGGCCGTTACCGGGAGTTTTTTCAGTGCGATGTGGATGTAATCGGCAGTGACTCATTATTAAATGAGGTTGAACTCATTCAAATCATTGATGATATTTTTCAGCGCCTTGGAATTCGGGTTCAGGTGCAGATCAACAATCGCAAGGTATTGGCAGGAATTGCCCAGGTGCTTGGCATTGGCGATCAGCTTATCCCGTTCACTGTGGCCATTGATAAACTTGAAAAAATCGGAATTGAAGGAGTATTAAATGAGCTTCGAACACTGGGGCTTGATGAGGGAGCAATTGGTAAACTTATTCCTGTGCTTGAGCTTCGCAGTAGTAATATTGAGGTTCTTGAAGCTTTGAAAACAGTTGTTCAAGGTTCCGAAATTGGTTTGAAAGGAATTGAAGAATTGGAAACTGTATTCTCCTATCTTAAGAACCTTCAACTGAATACTGAAATTATTGTCGGACCATCTTTGGCTCGGGGACTCAATTATTATACCGGCGCTATCATAGAAGTAAAAGCGCTGGATGTACAAATGGGAAGTATCTGCGGAGGTGGCCGCTACGATGATCTAACGGGCATTTTTGGATTGCCGGGAGTTTCGGGAGTGGGTGTTTCCTTCGGAGCCGAACGCATTTATGATGTGCTGGCTGAGTTGGATCAGTTTCCTGAAAACCTGGCTGATTCCATTAAAATACTATTTGTGAATTTTGGAGGGGAGAGCGTTGCCACATGTATGAAGCTAATTCAGCAACTTAGAGCAAAAGGCATCTCAGCAATCATCTACCCCGATGAAGCAAAAATGAAAAAGCAATTTTCCTACGCTGATTCCCTGCAGATCCCATACGTGGCAATTATCGGAGATGAGGAAATCAAGAATGGAGTGATCAATCTGAAAGATATGAAAACGGGAGAGCAAACTATTGTATCTGGTTTCGATAACTTAATGAAAACGATTGTAGCAACCTGA
- the hutH gene encoding histidine ammonia-lyase translates to MKNIHYISDELLDFERIEEILKNKIQLALDESSKARIIKCRDYLDRKMETSDEPIYGVNTGFGALCDVKIPKEDLSDLQKNLVMSHACGTGNEIPVVIAKLMLLLKVQSLSYGHSGVQLETVQRLIDFFNNDVIPVVYEFGSLGASGDLAPLAHMSLPLLGMGEVWFKGKKQQTSVVMDEFGWKPIELKSKEGLALLNGTQFMSAYGVFNCLTIFRLSRLADIIAAISLDAFDGRIEPFHELIQQIRPHKGQIKTARRIRSLLEGSEMMARAKAHVQDPYSFRCIPQVHGASKDSINYVSYVFRKEINSVTDNPTIFPDEDLVISAGNFHGQPLALALDNLCIAAAELGSIAERRTYQLLAGKRELPHFLVANPGLNSGFMIPQYTAASLVSRNKQLCTPASVDTIESSQGQEDHVSMGANAATKTLQVLDNLRRILAIELYNAAQAFDFRKPLKTSAVLERFIEAYRKKVKFVQNDIVMYDDIARSIEFLNEINIELPGEDTDKYRL, encoded by the coding sequence ATGAAAAATATACATTATATATCCGACGAACTACTCGATTTCGAACGCATCGAGGAAATACTGAAAAACAAGATTCAGCTTGCACTTGATGAGTCATCAAAAGCCCGGATTATTAAATGCCGGGATTACCTTGATCGGAAAATGGAAACTTCGGATGAACCGATTTACGGCGTTAATACCGGCTTCGGTGCACTCTGTGATGTGAAAATACCAAAAGAAGATCTTTCGGATCTGCAAAAAAATCTTGTTATGTCGCATGCCTGTGGCACCGGCAATGAGATACCTGTTGTGATCGCAAAACTTATGTTATTGCTGAAAGTGCAATCGCTTTCTTACGGCCACAGTGGCGTTCAATTAGAAACCGTTCAACGGTTGATTGATTTTTTCAATAATGATGTCATACCCGTGGTTTATGAATTCGGTTCTTTAGGCGCTTCGGGGGATTTGGCTCCACTGGCCCATATGTCGTTGCCATTGCTGGGCATGGGCGAAGTTTGGTTCAAAGGAAAAAAACAACAAACATCGGTCGTGATGGACGAATTTGGCTGGAAACCCATTGAGCTAAAATCAAAAGAAGGCCTGGCGCTGCTGAACGGAACCCAGTTTATGAGCGCTTATGGAGTGTTTAATTGTCTAACGATTTTCCGACTCTCACGTCTTGCTGACATTATTGCGGCCATTTCCCTTGATGCTTTCGATGGCCGTATTGAGCCATTTCATGAGTTGATACAGCAAATCCGGCCGCACAAGGGACAGATTAAAACAGCCCGCAGAATACGTTCACTTCTTGAGGGCAGTGAAATGATGGCGAGAGCAAAAGCGCATGTGCAGGATCCGTATTCATTTCGCTGTATTCCACAGGTTCATGGAGCGAGCAAGGATTCCATCAACTATGTTTCTTATGTGTTCAGAAAAGAGATAAATTCAGTGACTGATAACCCAACTATTTTCCCGGATGAGGATCTTGTAATTTCTGCGGGTAATTTCCACGGCCAGCCGCTGGCGCTGGCGCTGGACAATCTTTGCATTGCTGCAGCTGAGCTTGGCAGCATTGCTGAGCGGCGAACCTATCAGTTACTCGCGGGCAAACGGGAATTGCCTCATTTCCTGGTTGCGAACCCCGGTCTTAACTCGGGTTTTATGATCCCGCAATACACTGCGGCTTCTCTTGTAAGCAGGAACAAACAACTTTGCACTCCTGCTTCAGTTGACACAATTGAATCCTCCCAGGGACAAGAAGACCATGTGAGCATGGGCGCCAATGCAGCTACAAAAACCTTACAGGTTCTTGATAACCTGCGACGGATTCTTGCTATTGAATTATACAATGCTGCGCAGGCATTTGATTTTCGAAAGCCATTAAAAACCTCTGCTGTTTTGGAACGATTTATTGAGGCTTACCGTAAAAAAGTAAAGTTTGTTCAGAACGATATTGTGATGTACGATGACATCGCAAGATCTATTGAATTTCTTAACGAGATTAATATTGAACTTCCGGGTGAAGATACTGACAAATATCGGTTGTAA